A genomic segment from Thermothielavioides terrestris NRRL 8126 chromosome 4, complete sequence encodes:
- a CDS encoding 40S ribosomal protein S18: MSLVSGEKSNFNHILRLLNTNVDGKQKVVYSLTKIKGVGRRYSNLVCKKADVDLKKRAGELTSEELERLVTIIQNPTAYKIPTWFLNRQRDIVDGKDSQILANNVDSKLRDDLERLKKIRAHRGLRHYWGLRVRGQHTKTTGRRGRTVGVSKKKGG; the protein is encoded by the exons ATGTCGCTGGTGTCGGGCGAGAAG AGCAACTTCAACCACATCTTGCGTCTGCTCAACACCAACGTTGACGGCAAGCAGAAGGTCGTTTACTCCTTGAC TAAGATCAAGGGTGTCGGTCGTCGTTACT CCAACCTCGTCTGCAAGAAGGCCGATGTCGACCTGAAGAAGCGCGCCGGTGAGCTCACTTCCGAGGAGCTTGAGCGCCTGGTCACCATCATCCAGAACCCCACTGCCTACAAGATCCCCACC TGGTTCCTCAACAGGCAGCGTGATATCGTCGACGGCAAGGACTCGCAGATCCTGGCCAACAACGTCGACTCCAAGCTCCGTGATGACCTGGAGCGCCTGAAGAAGATCCGCGCCCACCGCGGTCTCCGCCACTACTGGGGCCTTCGTGTCCGTGGTCAGCACACCAAGACGACcggtcgccgcggccggacCGTCGGTGTGtccaagaagaagggtggTTAA